One genomic window of Eptesicus fuscus isolate TK198812 chromosome 6, DD_ASM_mEF_20220401, whole genome shotgun sequence includes the following:
- the SPPL2B gene encoding signal peptide peptidase-like 2B isoform X4, translating to MAAAAAAAAAAAAAALAWLAAACLLLAAQVACEYGMVHVVSEMGGPKGKDYCILYNPQWAHLPHDLSKALRDWTTSMLCSASDLPAKGFSNQIPLVARGNCTFYDKVRLAQGSGAHGLLIVSKETLVPPGGNKTQYEEIGIPVALLSYKDMLDIFKNFGRSVRAALYAPHEPMLDYNMVIIFIMAVGTVALGGYWAGSRDVKKRYMKHKRDDEPEKQEDEAVDVTPVMTCVFVVMCCSMLVLLYYFYDHLVYVIIGIFCLASSTGLYSCLSPLVQRLPFGKCRVCSSSLPYFHKCPQVRMLLLALFCVGVSVVWAVFRNEDQWAWILQDALGIAFCLYMLKTIRLPTFKACTLLLMVLFIYDIFFVFITPFLTKSGNSIMVEVATGPADSATREKLPMVLKVPRLNASPLALCDRPFSLLGFGDILVPGLLVAYCHRFDIQVQSSRVYFVACTIAYGIGLLVTFMALALMQRGQPALLYLVPCTLITSGALALWRGELGMFWTGSGFAKDLPQPPWVPASAEGPQPLKDSEVVFSQQPPGEAQVKPTLPEEQPPELADPQDVAGMSTQEPVSPASHTPEDSAASVPRRPSKTGPAIPPTRCSGLADAHISASSSPATPGPQPCSQLKWPPQPLGPPRSPSRNPSPILFLVGVSGEPQKGQARHLCPLMAAHLPHLVLTPCCCFLQVPLEMPCPGPEGSGLPPKAMDFLLQRSWSRCRKPSLEVWTQALSPAGLGSEQVGEPG from the exons CTGAGGGACTGGACGACTTCCATGCTCTGCTCTGCATCCGACCTCCCTGCCAAAGGCTTCAGCAACCAGATACCACTGGTGGCTCGGGGGAACTGCACCTTCTACGACAAAGTGAGGCTGGCCCAGGGCAGCGGGGCACACGGGCTGCTCATCGTCAGCAAGGAGACCCTG GTCCCCCCAGGAGGCAACAAGACGCAGTATGAGGAGATCGGCATTCCCGTGGCCCTGCTCAGCTACAAAGACATGCTGGACATTTTTAAG AACTTTGGCCGGTCGGTGAGAGCAGCACTGTATGCCCCGCACGAGCCCATGCTGGACTACAACATGGTCATCATCTTCATCATGGCCGTCGGCACCGTTGCCCTGGGGGGCTACTGGGCTGGGAGCCGGGACGTGAAGAA AAGGTATATGAAGCACAAGCGGGATGATGAGCCTGAGAAGCAGGAGGACGAGGCTGTGGACGTGACGCCCGTCATGACCTGCGTCTTTGTGGTCATGTGCTGCTCCATGCTGGTGCTCCTGTACTACTTCTACGACCACCTTG TCTACGTGATCATTGGGATTTTCTGCCTGGCCTCCTCCACGGGCCTCTACAGCTGCCTGTCGCCGTTGGTCCAGAGGCTGCCCTTTGGCAAATGCAG GgtctgcagcagcagcctgccctACTTCCACAAGTGCCCTCAGGTCCGCATGCTGCTCCTGGCCTTGTTCTGCGTGGGTGTCAGTGTGGTGTGGGCAGTCTTCCGGAATGAGGACCA gtgGGCCTGGATCCTTCAGGATGCGCTGGGTATTGCCTTCTGTCTCTACATGCTAAAAACCATCCGCCTCCCCACTTTCAAG GCCTGCACGCTGCTGCTGATGGTGCTGTTCATCTATGACATCTTCTTCGTGTTCATCACGCCCTTCCTGACCAAG AGCGGGAACAGTATCATGGTGGAAGTCGCGACCGGGCCTGCGGACTCGGCCACACGTGAGAAG ctgCCCATGGTCCTGAAGGTGCCCAGGCTGAACGCCTCGCCACTGGCCCTGTGTGACCggcccttctccctcctgggTTTTGGGGACATCCTGGTCCCAG GGCTGCTCGTGGCGTACTGCCACAGGTTTGACATCCAGGTGCAGTCGTCCAGGGTCTACTTTGTGGCCTGCACCATCG CCTATGGCATCGGCCTCCTGGTGACGTTCATGGCCCTGGCCCTCATGCAGCGTGGCCAGCCGGCCCTCCTCTACCTGGTGCcctgcacactgatcaccagtgGCGCCCTGGCCCTGTGGCGCGGGGAGCTGGGCATGTTCTGGACGGGCAGTGGCTTTGCG AAGGATCTACCTCAGCCTCCTTGGGTGCCAGCCTCAGCCGAAGGCCCACAGCCTCTGAAAGACTCCGAGGTTGTGTtttcccagcagcctccaggaGAAGCACAGGTCAAGCCCACACTGCCCGAAgagcagcctccagaactggctGATCCCCAGGATGTGGCCGGTATGTCCACCCAGGAACCCGTGAGTcctgccagccacacccctgagGACAGTGCAGCCTCAGTCCCTCGCCGTCCCTCCAAGACTGGACCTGCCATTCCCCCAACTCGGTGCTCTGGTCTGGCCGATGCTCACATCTCTGCCTCCTCAAGCCCAGCCACACCTGGacctcagccctgctcccagctCAAGTGGCCACCGCAACCCCTTGGACCGCCGAGGTCCCCGTCCCGCAATCCCAGCCCCATACTCTTCCTAGTCGGAGTCTCGGGGGAACCTCAGAAAGGGCAGGCGCGTCACCTCTGCCCACTGAtggctgcacacctgccacaTTTGGTGCTTACACCATGCTGCTGCTTCCTTCAGGTTCCCCTGGAGATGCCCTGTCCTGGGCCGGAGGGGAGTGGTCTGCCCCCGAAGGCCATGGATTTCCTTCTGCAGCGCAGCTGGTCCAGATGCCGAAAGCCCAGCCTGGAGGTGTGGACtcaggccctcagcccagctggcctggggtctgAACAGGTTGGGGAGCCGGGCTAA
- the SPPL2B gene encoding signal peptide peptidase-like 2B isoform X1 translates to MAAAAAAAAAAAAAALAWLAAACLLLAAQVACEYGMVHVVSEMGGPKGKDYCILYNPQWAHLPHDLSKASLLQLRDWTTSMLCSASDLPAKGFSNQIPLVARGNCTFYDKVRLAQGSGAHGLLIVSKETLVPPGGNKTQYEEIGIPVALLSYKDMLDIFKNFGRSVRAALYAPHEPMLDYNMVIIFIMAVGTVALGGYWAGSRDVKKRYMKHKRDDEPEKQEDEAVDVTPVMTCVFVVMCCSMLVLLYYFYDHLVYVIIGIFCLASSTGLYSCLSPLVQRLPFGKCRVCSSSLPYFHKCPQVRMLLLALFCVGVSVVWAVFRNEDQWAWILQDALGIAFCLYMLKTIRLPTFKACTLLLMVLFIYDIFFVFITPFLTKSGNSIMVEVATGPADSATREKLPMVLKVPRLNASPLALCDRPFSLLGFGDILVPGLLVAYCHRFDIQVQSSRVYFVACTIAYGIGLLVTFMALALMQRGQPALLYLVPCTLITSGALALWRGELGMFWTGSGFAKDLPQPPWVPASAEGPQPLKDSEVVFSQQPPGEAQVKPTLPEEQPPELADPQDVAGMSTQEPVSPASHTPEDSAASVPRRPSKTGPAIPPTRCSGLADAHISASSSPATPGPQPCSQLKWPPQPLGPPRSPSRNPSPILFLVGVSGEPQKGQARHLCPLMAAHLPHLVLTPCCCFLQVPLEMPCPGPEGSGLPPKAMDFLLQRSWSRCRKPSLEVWTQALSPAGLGSEQVGEPG, encoded by the exons TCTCTCTTGCAGCTGAGGGACTGGACGACTTCCATGCTCTGCTCTGCATCCGACCTCCCTGCCAAAGGCTTCAGCAACCAGATACCACTGGTGGCTCGGGGGAACTGCACCTTCTACGACAAAGTGAGGCTGGCCCAGGGCAGCGGGGCACACGGGCTGCTCATCGTCAGCAAGGAGACCCTG GTCCCCCCAGGAGGCAACAAGACGCAGTATGAGGAGATCGGCATTCCCGTGGCCCTGCTCAGCTACAAAGACATGCTGGACATTTTTAAG AACTTTGGCCGGTCGGTGAGAGCAGCACTGTATGCCCCGCACGAGCCCATGCTGGACTACAACATGGTCATCATCTTCATCATGGCCGTCGGCACCGTTGCCCTGGGGGGCTACTGGGCTGGGAGCCGGGACGTGAAGAA AAGGTATATGAAGCACAAGCGGGATGATGAGCCTGAGAAGCAGGAGGACGAGGCTGTGGACGTGACGCCCGTCATGACCTGCGTCTTTGTGGTCATGTGCTGCTCCATGCTGGTGCTCCTGTACTACTTCTACGACCACCTTG TCTACGTGATCATTGGGATTTTCTGCCTGGCCTCCTCCACGGGCCTCTACAGCTGCCTGTCGCCGTTGGTCCAGAGGCTGCCCTTTGGCAAATGCAG GgtctgcagcagcagcctgccctACTTCCACAAGTGCCCTCAGGTCCGCATGCTGCTCCTGGCCTTGTTCTGCGTGGGTGTCAGTGTGGTGTGGGCAGTCTTCCGGAATGAGGACCA gtgGGCCTGGATCCTTCAGGATGCGCTGGGTATTGCCTTCTGTCTCTACATGCTAAAAACCATCCGCCTCCCCACTTTCAAG GCCTGCACGCTGCTGCTGATGGTGCTGTTCATCTATGACATCTTCTTCGTGTTCATCACGCCCTTCCTGACCAAG AGCGGGAACAGTATCATGGTGGAAGTCGCGACCGGGCCTGCGGACTCGGCCACACGTGAGAAG ctgCCCATGGTCCTGAAGGTGCCCAGGCTGAACGCCTCGCCACTGGCCCTGTGTGACCggcccttctccctcctgggTTTTGGGGACATCCTGGTCCCAG GGCTGCTCGTGGCGTACTGCCACAGGTTTGACATCCAGGTGCAGTCGTCCAGGGTCTACTTTGTGGCCTGCACCATCG CCTATGGCATCGGCCTCCTGGTGACGTTCATGGCCCTGGCCCTCATGCAGCGTGGCCAGCCGGCCCTCCTCTACCTGGTGCcctgcacactgatcaccagtgGCGCCCTGGCCCTGTGGCGCGGGGAGCTGGGCATGTTCTGGACGGGCAGTGGCTTTGCG AAGGATCTACCTCAGCCTCCTTGGGTGCCAGCCTCAGCCGAAGGCCCACAGCCTCTGAAAGACTCCGAGGTTGTGTtttcccagcagcctccaggaGAAGCACAGGTCAAGCCCACACTGCCCGAAgagcagcctccagaactggctGATCCCCAGGATGTGGCCGGTATGTCCACCCAGGAACCCGTGAGTcctgccagccacacccctgagGACAGTGCAGCCTCAGTCCCTCGCCGTCCCTCCAAGACTGGACCTGCCATTCCCCCAACTCGGTGCTCTGGTCTGGCCGATGCTCACATCTCTGCCTCCTCAAGCCCAGCCACACCTGGacctcagccctgctcccagctCAAGTGGCCACCGCAACCCCTTGGACCGCCGAGGTCCCCGTCCCGCAATCCCAGCCCCATACTCTTCCTAGTCGGAGTCTCGGGGGAACCTCAGAAAGGGCAGGCGCGTCACCTCTGCCCACTGAtggctgcacacctgccacaTTTGGTGCTTACACCATGCTGCTGCTTCCTTCAGGTTCCCCTGGAGATGCCCTGTCCTGGGCCGGAGGGGAGTGGTCTGCCCCCGAAGGCCATGGATTTCCTTCTGCAGCGCAGCTGGTCCAGATGCCGAAAGCCCAGCCTGGAGGTGTGGACtcaggccctcagcccagctggcctggggtctgAACAGGTTGGGGAGCCGGGCTAA
- the SPPL2B gene encoding signal peptide peptidase-like 2B isoform X3, which produces MAAAAAAAAAAAAAALAWLAAACLLLAAQVACEYGMVHVVSEMGGPKGKDYCILYNPQWAHLPHDLSKASLLQLRDWTTSMLCSASDLPAKGFSNQIPLVARGNCTFYDKVRLAQGSGAHGLLIVSKETLVPPGGNKTQYEEIGIPVALLSYKDMLDIFKNFGRSVRAALYAPHEPMLDYNMVIIFIMAVGTVALGGYWAGSRDVKKRYMKHKRDDEPEKQEDEAVDVTPVMTCVFVVMCCSMLVLLYYFYDHLVYVIIGIFCLASSTGLYSCLSPLVQRLPFGKCRVCSSSLPYFHKCPQVRMLLLALFCVGVSVVWAVFRNEDQWAWILQDALGIAFCLYMLKTIRLPTFKACTLLLMVLFIYDIFFVFITPFLTKSGNSIMVEVATGPADSATREKLPMVLKVPRLNASPLALCDRPFSLLGFGDILVPGLLVAYCHRFDIQVQSSRVYFVACTIAYGIGLLVTFMALALMQRGQPALLYLVPCTLITSGALALWRGELGMFWTGSGFADLPQPPWVPASAEGPQPLKDSEVVFSQQPPGEAQVKPTLPEEQPPELADPQDVAGMSTQEPVSPASHTPEDSAASVPRRPSKTGPAIPPTRCSGLADAHISASSSPATPGPQPCSQLKWPPQPLGPPRSPSRNPSPILFLVGVSGEPQKGQARHLCPLMAAHLPHLVLTPCCCFLQVPLEMPCPGPEGSGLPPKAMDFLLQRSWSRCRKPSLEVWTQALSPAGLGSEQVGEPG; this is translated from the exons TCTCTCTTGCAGCTGAGGGACTGGACGACTTCCATGCTCTGCTCTGCATCCGACCTCCCTGCCAAAGGCTTCAGCAACCAGATACCACTGGTGGCTCGGGGGAACTGCACCTTCTACGACAAAGTGAGGCTGGCCCAGGGCAGCGGGGCACACGGGCTGCTCATCGTCAGCAAGGAGACCCTG GTCCCCCCAGGAGGCAACAAGACGCAGTATGAGGAGATCGGCATTCCCGTGGCCCTGCTCAGCTACAAAGACATGCTGGACATTTTTAAG AACTTTGGCCGGTCGGTGAGAGCAGCACTGTATGCCCCGCACGAGCCCATGCTGGACTACAACATGGTCATCATCTTCATCATGGCCGTCGGCACCGTTGCCCTGGGGGGCTACTGGGCTGGGAGCCGGGACGTGAAGAA AAGGTATATGAAGCACAAGCGGGATGATGAGCCTGAGAAGCAGGAGGACGAGGCTGTGGACGTGACGCCCGTCATGACCTGCGTCTTTGTGGTCATGTGCTGCTCCATGCTGGTGCTCCTGTACTACTTCTACGACCACCTTG TCTACGTGATCATTGGGATTTTCTGCCTGGCCTCCTCCACGGGCCTCTACAGCTGCCTGTCGCCGTTGGTCCAGAGGCTGCCCTTTGGCAAATGCAG GgtctgcagcagcagcctgccctACTTCCACAAGTGCCCTCAGGTCCGCATGCTGCTCCTGGCCTTGTTCTGCGTGGGTGTCAGTGTGGTGTGGGCAGTCTTCCGGAATGAGGACCA gtgGGCCTGGATCCTTCAGGATGCGCTGGGTATTGCCTTCTGTCTCTACATGCTAAAAACCATCCGCCTCCCCACTTTCAAG GCCTGCACGCTGCTGCTGATGGTGCTGTTCATCTATGACATCTTCTTCGTGTTCATCACGCCCTTCCTGACCAAG AGCGGGAACAGTATCATGGTGGAAGTCGCGACCGGGCCTGCGGACTCGGCCACACGTGAGAAG ctgCCCATGGTCCTGAAGGTGCCCAGGCTGAACGCCTCGCCACTGGCCCTGTGTGACCggcccttctccctcctgggTTTTGGGGACATCCTGGTCCCAG GGCTGCTCGTGGCGTACTGCCACAGGTTTGACATCCAGGTGCAGTCGTCCAGGGTCTACTTTGTGGCCTGCACCATCG CCTATGGCATCGGCCTCCTGGTGACGTTCATGGCCCTGGCCCTCATGCAGCGTGGCCAGCCGGCCCTCCTCTACCTGGTGCcctgcacactgatcaccagtgGCGCCCTGGCCCTGTGGCGCGGGGAGCTGGGCATGTTCTGGACGGGCAGTGGCTTTGCG GATCTACCTCAGCCTCCTTGGGTGCCAGCCTCAGCCGAAGGCCCACAGCCTCTGAAAGACTCCGAGGTTGTGTtttcccagcagcctccaggaGAAGCACAGGTCAAGCCCACACTGCCCGAAgagcagcctccagaactggctGATCCCCAGGATGTGGCCGGTATGTCCACCCAGGAACCCGTGAGTcctgccagccacacccctgagGACAGTGCAGCCTCAGTCCCTCGCCGTCCCTCCAAGACTGGACCTGCCATTCCCCCAACTCGGTGCTCTGGTCTGGCCGATGCTCACATCTCTGCCTCCTCAAGCCCAGCCACACCTGGacctcagccctgctcccagctCAAGTGGCCACCGCAACCCCTTGGACCGCCGAGGTCCCCGTCCCGCAATCCCAGCCCCATACTCTTCCTAGTCGGAGTCTCGGGGGAACCTCAGAAAGGGCAGGCGCGTCACCTCTGCCCACTGAtggctgcacacctgccacaTTTGGTGCTTACACCATGCTGCTGCTTCCTTCAGGTTCCCCTGGAGATGCCCTGTCCTGGGCCGGAGGGGAGTGGTCTGCCCCCGAAGGCCATGGATTTCCTTCTGCAGCGCAGCTGGTCCAGATGCCGAAAGCCCAGCCTGGAGGTGTGGACtcaggccctcagcccagctggcctggggtctgAACAGGTTGGGGAGCCGGGCTAA
- the SPPL2B gene encoding signal peptide peptidase-like 2B isoform X2: MAAAAAAAAAAAAAALAWLAAACLLLAAQVACEYGMVHVVSEMGGPKGKDYCILYNPQWAHLPHDLSKASLLQLRDWTTSMLCSASDLPAKGFSNQIPLVARGNCTFYDKVRLAQGSGAHGLLIVSKETLVPPGGNKTQYEEIGIPVALLSYKDMLDIFKNFGRSVRAALYAPHEPMLDYNMVIIFIMAVGTVALGGYWAGSRDVKKYMKHKRDDEPEKQEDEAVDVTPVMTCVFVVMCCSMLVLLYYFYDHLVYVIIGIFCLASSTGLYSCLSPLVQRLPFGKCRVCSSSLPYFHKCPQVRMLLLALFCVGVSVVWAVFRNEDQWAWILQDALGIAFCLYMLKTIRLPTFKACTLLLMVLFIYDIFFVFITPFLTKSGNSIMVEVATGPADSATREKLPMVLKVPRLNASPLALCDRPFSLLGFGDILVPGLLVAYCHRFDIQVQSSRVYFVACTIAYGIGLLVTFMALALMQRGQPALLYLVPCTLITSGALALWRGELGMFWTGSGFAKDLPQPPWVPASAEGPQPLKDSEVVFSQQPPGEAQVKPTLPEEQPPELADPQDVAGMSTQEPVSPASHTPEDSAASVPRRPSKTGPAIPPTRCSGLADAHISASSSPATPGPQPCSQLKWPPQPLGPPRSPSRNPSPILFLVGVSGEPQKGQARHLCPLMAAHLPHLVLTPCCCFLQVPLEMPCPGPEGSGLPPKAMDFLLQRSWSRCRKPSLEVWTQALSPAGLGSEQVGEPG; this comes from the exons TCTCTCTTGCAGCTGAGGGACTGGACGACTTCCATGCTCTGCTCTGCATCCGACCTCCCTGCCAAAGGCTTCAGCAACCAGATACCACTGGTGGCTCGGGGGAACTGCACCTTCTACGACAAAGTGAGGCTGGCCCAGGGCAGCGGGGCACACGGGCTGCTCATCGTCAGCAAGGAGACCCTG GTCCCCCCAGGAGGCAACAAGACGCAGTATGAGGAGATCGGCATTCCCGTGGCCCTGCTCAGCTACAAAGACATGCTGGACATTTTTAAG AACTTTGGCCGGTCGGTGAGAGCAGCACTGTATGCCCCGCACGAGCCCATGCTGGACTACAACATGGTCATCATCTTCATCATGGCCGTCGGCACCGTTGCCCTGGGGGGCTACTGGGCTGGGAGCCGGGACGTGAAGAA GTATATGAAGCACAAGCGGGATGATGAGCCTGAGAAGCAGGAGGACGAGGCTGTGGACGTGACGCCCGTCATGACCTGCGTCTTTGTGGTCATGTGCTGCTCCATGCTGGTGCTCCTGTACTACTTCTACGACCACCTTG TCTACGTGATCATTGGGATTTTCTGCCTGGCCTCCTCCACGGGCCTCTACAGCTGCCTGTCGCCGTTGGTCCAGAGGCTGCCCTTTGGCAAATGCAG GgtctgcagcagcagcctgccctACTTCCACAAGTGCCCTCAGGTCCGCATGCTGCTCCTGGCCTTGTTCTGCGTGGGTGTCAGTGTGGTGTGGGCAGTCTTCCGGAATGAGGACCA gtgGGCCTGGATCCTTCAGGATGCGCTGGGTATTGCCTTCTGTCTCTACATGCTAAAAACCATCCGCCTCCCCACTTTCAAG GCCTGCACGCTGCTGCTGATGGTGCTGTTCATCTATGACATCTTCTTCGTGTTCATCACGCCCTTCCTGACCAAG AGCGGGAACAGTATCATGGTGGAAGTCGCGACCGGGCCTGCGGACTCGGCCACACGTGAGAAG ctgCCCATGGTCCTGAAGGTGCCCAGGCTGAACGCCTCGCCACTGGCCCTGTGTGACCggcccttctccctcctgggTTTTGGGGACATCCTGGTCCCAG GGCTGCTCGTGGCGTACTGCCACAGGTTTGACATCCAGGTGCAGTCGTCCAGGGTCTACTTTGTGGCCTGCACCATCG CCTATGGCATCGGCCTCCTGGTGACGTTCATGGCCCTGGCCCTCATGCAGCGTGGCCAGCCGGCCCTCCTCTACCTGGTGCcctgcacactgatcaccagtgGCGCCCTGGCCCTGTGGCGCGGGGAGCTGGGCATGTTCTGGACGGGCAGTGGCTTTGCG AAGGATCTACCTCAGCCTCCTTGGGTGCCAGCCTCAGCCGAAGGCCCACAGCCTCTGAAAGACTCCGAGGTTGTGTtttcccagcagcctccaggaGAAGCACAGGTCAAGCCCACACTGCCCGAAgagcagcctccagaactggctGATCCCCAGGATGTGGCCGGTATGTCCACCCAGGAACCCGTGAGTcctgccagccacacccctgagGACAGTGCAGCCTCAGTCCCTCGCCGTCCCTCCAAGACTGGACCTGCCATTCCCCCAACTCGGTGCTCTGGTCTGGCCGATGCTCACATCTCTGCCTCCTCAAGCCCAGCCACACCTGGacctcagccctgctcccagctCAAGTGGCCACCGCAACCCCTTGGACCGCCGAGGTCCCCGTCCCGCAATCCCAGCCCCATACTCTTCCTAGTCGGAGTCTCGGGGGAACCTCAGAAAGGGCAGGCGCGTCACCTCTGCCCACTGAtggctgcacacctgccacaTTTGGTGCTTACACCATGCTGCTGCTTCCTTCAGGTTCCCCTGGAGATGCCCTGTCCTGGGCCGGAGGGGAGTGGTCTGCCCCCGAAGGCCATGGATTTCCTTCTGCAGCGCAGCTGGTCCAGATGCCGAAAGCCCAGCCTGGAGGTGTGGACtcaggccctcagcccagctggcctggggtctgAACAGGTTGGGGAGCCGGGCTAA